GCGCAGCACCGCGTCGATGGCCGGCCCCTTGCGCTGCCCGCCCGCGATCGCGACGACCTCGGGGATGCGGCGGAGCTGGTCGGCCTTGACGGTGATGCACCGTTCGCCCAGGTCCCGTCCGACGCGGCGGCCCTCCGCGTCGAAGAGGTGCGCGGACATCTCGGCGGCGACCCCGAGGGAGGCGTAGTGCGCCCGCTCCTCGTCGCTGAGCATGTCGTGCACCGTGGAGATGCCCGGCTCCCAGGAGCCGATGGAGACGCAGGCGACGGTGACCTTGTCGAAGTGCTCGAAGGCCCGGGCGATGCCCGTCTGGTTGCGCAGCGCCGTGGCCGTGGCCGCGTCGGGCAGCAGCATCGGCGCGTAGATGGGGTGGGCGTCCCCGCCGGACACCTGGGCGGCGCGGCGGACGGCCTCGACCGAGCCGCGTTCGGCGGTCCCGGCGTCGTACACGCCCGTCAGCTGTACCACCGTGCAGGGCGGCAGCCGGTCGAGCGCCGCCGCCATGTGGATGGTGGAGCGGCCCCAGGCCAGGCCCAGCACATCACCTTCGTTGACCAGTTCGC
This genomic stretch from Streptomyces sp. Go-475 harbors:
- a CDS encoding sugar-binding domain-containing protein codes for the protein MNSSEEIAVSGMSAGRSAMRMGPAELVQAAAMARRFYLEGKSKIQIAEEFGVSRFKVARVLETALERDLVRIEIRVPAELDAERSDALRARYGLRHAVVVESPAEAEESPDPENLGEVAADLLGELVNEGDVLGLAWGRSTIHMAAALDRLPPCTVVQLTGVYDAGTAERGSVEAVRRAAQVSGGDAHPIYAPMLLPDAATATALRNQTGIARAFEHFDKVTVACVSIGSWEPGISTVHDMLSDEERAHYASLGVAAEMSAHLFDAEGRRVGRDLGERCITVKADQLRRIPEVVAIAGGQRKGPAIDAVLRSGLVTSLVTDTSAADYLMTAGPAPKPALNRADPDGV